A region of Actinomycetota bacterium DNA encodes the following proteins:
- a CDS encoding response regulator transcription factor, whose amino-acid sequence MRTEPEPQGTSPTGEAVLRILLVEDEESLADSIRYNLEREGYVVSVAGDGHTGLARFHAEPPALVVLDLMLPELSGLDVCRAIRAESDVPIIIVTAKDAEADKVTGLELGADDYITKPFSVRELISRVRANLRRSRMRAVTVPEDVLVGTAVEMDVVRHEVRVRGEVVAFPPKEFELLEAFLRRAGRLLTREFLIEEVWGPGYFGDTKTLDVHVKRLRQKIEADPHHPVHLLTVRGLGYKFVA is encoded by the coding sequence ATGCGGACTGAACCCGAGCCACAGGGCACGTCCCCGACCGGAGAGGCGGTCCTGCGGATCCTCTTGGTGGAGGACGAGGAGTCGCTCGCTGATTCGATCCGCTACAACCTCGAACGTGAGGGCTACGTCGTCTCGGTGGCGGGGGACGGGCACACCGGGCTCGCGCGGTTCCACGCCGAACCACCGGCGCTCGTGGTCCTCGATCTGATGCTGCCGGAGCTGTCGGGGCTGGATGTCTGCCGTGCGATCCGGGCCGAGTCCGACGTCCCGATCATCATCGTCACGGCGAAGGACGCCGAGGCCGACAAGGTCACCGGCCTCGAGCTCGGTGCCGACGACTACATCACGAAGCCCTTCAGCGTCCGGGAGCTGATCTCGCGGGTACGCGCGAACCTCCGCCGGTCGAGGATGCGGGCCGTGACCGTACCCGAGGATGTCCTCGTCGGCACGGCGGTCGAGATGGACGTCGTGCGGCACGAGGTTCGTGTCCGTGGCGAGGTGGTGGCGTTCCCTCCGAAAGAGTTCGAACTGCTCGAGGCGTTCCTGCGACGCGCGGGACGGTTGCTCACGCGGGAGTTCCTGATCGAGGAGGTCTGGGGTCCCGGCTACTTCGGTGATACGAAAACGCTGGACGTTCACGTGAAGCGGTTGCGCCAGAAGATCGAGGCGGACCCGCACCATCCCGTCCACCTGCTCACCGTCCGAGGGCTCGGCTACAAGTTCGTTGCCTGA
- the phoU gene encoding phosphate signaling complex protein PhoU translates to MPREHFHETLERTEIDLLEMGELSALAVEQAVAALGHDDLDLAAKVVDEDDAIDAKYMSIEEGTLQMLALQTPVATDLRLVSTILHINLHLERIGDQAVNVAKTVRWAHGKPGDDQIRAMIQEMGDLVVPMVRTSMEAFRRRELELCLKLPEMDDPVDRLNRNMHGEVTRLADDTDKLDWGLHMSLVARHLERVGDNAVDVGEQVGFLLTGKFREFTDASHPVEANPDAD, encoded by the coding sequence ATGCCCCGCGAGCACTTCCACGAGACGCTCGAGCGGACCGAGATCGATCTGCTCGAGATGGGGGAGCTGAGCGCGCTCGCCGTCGAGCAGGCGGTCGCGGCGCTCGGCCACGACGACCTCGACCTTGCGGCGAAGGTGGTGGACGAAGACGACGCGATCGACGCGAAGTACATGTCGATCGAAGAGGGAACGCTCCAGATGCTGGCGTTGCAGACGCCGGTGGCGACCGATCTGCGGCTCGTGTCGACGATCCTGCACATCAACCTGCACCTCGAGCGGATCGGCGACCAGGCGGTGAACGTTGCGAAGACGGTGCGGTGGGCCCACGGCAAGCCGGGCGACGATCAGATCCGCGCGATGATCCAGGAGATGGGCGACCTCGTCGTGCCGATGGTCCGCACGTCGATGGAGGCGTTCCGCCGGCGCGAGCTCGAGCTGTGCCTGAAGCTTCCGGAGATGGACGATCCGGTCGATCGATTGAACCGGAACATGCACGGCGAGGTGACCCGTCTCGCCGACGATACGGACAAGCTCGACTGGGGCTTGCACATGTCCTTGGTGGCGCGGCACCTCGAACGTGTGGGCGACAACGCAGTCGACGTGGGAGAGCAAGTCGGCTTCCTGCTCACCGGCAAGTTCCGGGAGTTCACCGACGCCTCCCATCCCGTCGAGGCGAATCCGGATGCGGACTGA
- the pstB gene encoding phosphate ABC transporter ATP-binding protein PstB, which yields MSEGGSPIDVNETDPRTEAHEAPAAVAEGAVLEVTLHLPNHDEVQVSQPQREPVFDVRNVSVYYGDFRAVRDVNLAVGNNEITALIGPSGCGKTTFLRTLNRMNDLIEIARVEGEILYHGVNLYDGHVDPVEVRRRIGMVFQKPNPFPKSIYDNIAFGPKIAGFKGDMDALIEESLQKAALWDEVKDKLHESGMALSGGQQQRLCIARAIATRPDVILMDEPCSSLDPIATGKIEDLMRELVSEYTIVIVTHNMQQAARVSDRTAFFSVEVGPEGQRTGMVVEFDKTESIFTNPSDQRTEDYVTGRFG from the coding sequence ATGAGCGAAGGTGGTAGTCCGATCGATGTGAACGAGACCGATCCTCGCACCGAGGCACACGAGGCTCCCGCCGCCGTCGCCGAGGGCGCCGTGTTGGAGGTTACGCTGCATCTTCCGAACCACGACGAGGTGCAGGTGTCCCAGCCCCAGCGAGAACCCGTGTTCGACGTGCGGAATGTGTCCGTCTACTACGGGGACTTCCGCGCCGTCCGCGACGTGAACCTCGCGGTCGGCAACAACGAGATCACAGCGCTGATCGGTCCGTCGGGGTGTGGTAAGACGACCTTCCTGCGGACGCTGAACCGCATGAACGATCTGATCGAGATCGCCCGTGTCGAGGGAGAGATCCTGTACCACGGGGTCAACCTCTACGACGGCCACGTCGATCCGGTCGAGGTGCGCCGCCGGATCGGGATGGTGTTCCAGAAGCCGAACCCCTTCCCGAAGTCGATCTACGACAACATCGCCTTCGGTCCGAAGATCGCGGGGTTCAAAGGGGACATGGACGCGCTCATCGAGGAGTCCCTGCAGAAGGCGGCGCTCTGGGACGAGGTGAAGGACAAGCTGCACGAGTCGGGGATGGCCTTGTCGGGAGGTCAACAGCAGCGTCTGTGCATCGCGCGCGCGATCGCGACCCGTCCGGATGTGATCCTGATGGACGAGCCGTGCTCGTCGCTGGACCCGATCGCGACCGGGAAGATCGAGGACCTGATGCGCGAGCTCGTCTCCGAGTACACGATCGTGATCGTGACCCACAACATGCAGCAGGCTGCGCGCGTGAGCGACCGGACGGCGTTCTTCTCGGTGGAGGTCGGCCCCGAAGGGCAACGTACCGGGATGGTCGTGGAGTTCGACAAGACGGAGTCGATCTTCACGAACCCGAGCGACCAACGAACGGAGGACTACGTGACGGGACGGTTCGGCTGA
- the pstA gene encoding phosphate ABC transporter permease PstA, which yields MQARVVATGSAAAREEVRRALTGRRADWRSVVFHGVLLLTLLVALVVLLVLLADVARAAIPVLQERGGEFVSSGTSSLPVRAGIKQGLIGSAFLMLFVAVLSFPLGIGAAVYMEEYAKDTGFTRFVNTNIRNLAGVPAIVYGILGLALFVGLLGDVVGPGSVAGRSLLAGGLTISIMVLPIIIITTQEALRAVPRSIREGGFGVGATRWEVIRSHVLPNAAPGILTGTVLSMARALGETAPLIMVGAVTGFFVAQGGPGEQLQERFTSMPTLIFAWTKKPQPEFQDLAAAAILVLILAVFLVNLAAILLRNRYERRW from the coding sequence ATGCAGGCCCGAGTAGTCGCCACCGGAAGCGCGGCCGCCCGCGAGGAGGTCCGACGCGCGCTCACGGGACGGCGCGCCGACTGGCGCAGCGTGGTGTTCCACGGCGTGCTCCTGCTCACCTTGCTGGTCGCGCTCGTGGTCCTGCTCGTGCTGCTCGCCGACGTTGCGCGCGCCGCGATACCGGTCCTGCAGGAGCGGGGTGGGGAATTCGTCTCCAGCGGAACGTCTTCACTGCCGGTTCGGGCGGGGATCAAGCAGGGACTGATCGGCTCGGCGTTCCTGATGCTGTTCGTGGCGGTGCTCTCGTTCCCGCTGGGGATCGGTGCCGCGGTCTACATGGAGGAGTACGCGAAGGACACCGGCTTCACGCGGTTCGTCAACACGAACATCCGCAACCTCGCGGGTGTCCCGGCGATCGTCTACGGGATCCTCGGTCTCGCGTTGTTCGTCGGGCTCCTGGGCGATGTGGTCGGTCCCGGCTCCGTCGCCGGGCGAAGCCTGCTGGCCGGCGGTCTGACGATCTCGATCATGGTGCTGCCGATCATCATCATCACGACCCAGGAGGCGCTGCGTGCCGTGCCTCGCAGCATCCGCGAGGGTGGCTTCGGCGTCGGTGCGACGCGCTGGGAGGTGATCCGCAGCCATGTGCTCCCGAACGCGGCGCCCGGCATCCTCACCGGCACGGTGCTCTCGATGGCCCGCGCGCTCGGGGAGACCGCTCCGCTGATCATGGTCGGTGCGGTCACGGGCTTCTTCGTGGCGCAGGGCGGACCGGGCGAGCAGCTGCAGGAACGGTTCACCTCGATGCCCACGTTGATCTTCGCGTGGACGAAGAAGCCGCAGCCGGAGTTCCAGGACCTCGCCGCCGCCGCGATCCTGGTCCTGATCCTCGCGGTGTTCCTGGTCAACCTGGCGGCCATCCTGCTGAGGAACCGATATGAGCGAAGGTGGTAG
- the pstC gene encoding phosphate ABC transporter permease subunit PstC → MAQASIERGGLTLEDLGGNRKRHRKERVVRRVFLTAALLSIAISVAIVASLAGGTIDYLSKVEFSQMLVMDWFPRRNEFGLPAILAGTLVVSLIAMVVAAPLGLGAALYLSEFAKSRSRRMLKPILETLASVPSVVMGFFALRFISPDIVQKLFGGAEFFNFLAAGIGVGLLVTPLVASVAEDAMHAVPSGLREASFGLGAKLRTTSLKIVVPAAVSGITAALILGISRAIGETMIVAIAAGGTGGSGFNLDPLRGGQTMTAAITSLATGSDRAAGSGAAVPSLYFVGMLLFFMTLGLNLFSERFVRRVRRRY, encoded by the coding sequence GTGGCGCAGGCGAGCATCGAGCGGGGCGGACTCACCCTCGAGGACCTCGGGGGGAATCGGAAACGCCATCGCAAGGAACGGGTCGTCCGCAGGGTCTTCCTCACCGCCGCCCTGCTGTCTATCGCGATCAGCGTCGCGATCGTCGCGTCGCTGGCCGGCGGAACGATCGACTACCTCAGCAAGGTCGAGTTCTCCCAGATGCTCGTGATGGACTGGTTCCCGCGCCGGAACGAGTTCGGCCTGCCGGCGATCCTCGCGGGCACCCTCGTCGTCTCCCTGATCGCGATGGTCGTTGCCGCGCCGCTGGGGCTCGGAGCGGCCCTGTACCTCTCGGAATTCGCGAAGTCGCGCTCGCGCAGGATGCTGAAGCCGATCCTCGAGACGCTTGCGAGCGTTCCAAGTGTCGTCATGGGGTTCTTCGCGCTGCGCTTCATCAGTCCCGACATCGTGCAGAAGCTGTTCGGCGGGGCGGAGTTCTTCAACTTCCTGGCGGCTGGGATCGGCGTCGGGCTGCTCGTCACTCCGTTGGTGGCTTCCGTGGCCGAGGATGCGATGCACGCGGTCCCGAGTGGGCTCCGGGAAGCCTCGTTCGGCCTCGGCGCGAAGCTGCGGACGACGAGCCTCAAGATCGTGGTCCCCGCGGCCGTCTCGGGCATCACGGCCGCGCTGATCCTCGGGATCTCGCGCGCGATCGGTGAGACGATGATCGTCGCGATCGCCGCCGGCGGGACGGGGGGGTCGGGGTTCAACCTCGACCCGCTCCGCGGGGGGCAGACGATGACGGCCGCGATCACCTCGCTGGCGACGGGGTCGGATCGCGCCGCCGGGAGCGGCGCCGCGGTCCCGAGCTTGTACTTCGTCGGGATGCTCCTGTTCTTCATGACGCTCGGTCTGAACCTGTTCTCGGAGCGCTTCGTCCGGCGTGTTCGGAGGCGGTACTGA